In a genomic window of Nodosilinea sp. E11:
- the lpxC gene encoding UDP-3-O-acyl-N-acetylglucosamine deacetylase gives MVQTGIEPSRLAGWGSSAQQATLASVVEQQGVGLHSGITTTVTLHPAQVGQGRYFVRTDLPGQPVVPATLKAINPTMLSTELRQGDASVRTVEHLLAALTGLGIDNVRIEITGTEVPLLDGSAAGWVQVIQQAGRQDQGVPRPVARLSRPVSVHHADAFVAAFPAPAPRLTYGIDFEVAAIGNQWFSWAAEADPFGPEGFATAVAPARTFGLAHQVDQLRASGLIQGGSLDNALVCGESGWLNPPLRFDNEPARHKLLDLIGDLSLLGHLPAAHIVAYKASHRLHGELAAALDSALVYGEGPL, from the coding sequence ATGGTGCAAACAGGCATTGAACCTAGCAGGCTAGCAGGCTGGGGCAGCTCCGCCCAGCAGGCAACCCTGGCCAGCGTGGTTGAACAGCAGGGCGTGGGGCTGCACTCGGGGATCACAACGACGGTGACCTTGCACCCGGCCCAGGTCGGGCAGGGCCGCTACTTTGTGCGTACCGATTTGCCAGGGCAGCCAGTGGTACCTGCCACCCTGAAAGCGATCAATCCCACCATGCTCTCGACAGAATTGCGCCAGGGAGACGCCTCGGTGCGGACGGTAGAGCACCTGTTGGCAGCGCTGACAGGCCTGGGCATCGACAACGTTCGCATTGAAATCACCGGGACGGAGGTGCCCCTGCTAGATGGATCAGCCGCCGGTTGGGTGCAGGTAATCCAGCAGGCAGGGCGACAAGACCAGGGGGTGCCTCGACCGGTGGCGCGTCTGAGTCGGCCAGTCTCGGTGCATCACGCCGATGCCTTTGTGGCGGCATTTCCGGCCCCAGCCCCACGATTGACCTACGGCATTGACTTTGAGGTGGCCGCCATTGGCAATCAATGGTTTAGCTGGGCGGCAGAGGCCGACCCTTTTGGACCGGAGGGGTTTGCCACGGCTGTTGCCCCAGCTCGGACCTTTGGGCTTGCCCACCAGGTCGATCAGCTACGGGCCAGTGGCTTGATTCAGGGGGGCAGCCTTGACAATGCGCTGGTGTGCGGTGAATCTGGCTGGCTAAACCCACCCCTGCGGTTTGACAACGAACCCGCCCGCCACAAACTGCTGGATCTAATTGGCGATCTCAGCTTGCTAGGCCACCTGCCCGCAGCTCACATTGTGGCCTATAAGGCCAGCCATCGCCTGCACGGCGAACTGGCGGCGGCGCTGGATTCGGCCTTGGTCTATGGCGAGGGTCCCCTCTAG
- a CDS encoding MotA/TolQ/ExbB proton channel family protein — translation MNIPELFASGGIAMWPLLLLSILAVGTILERIWFWSRILTREREVSGRVLEAARRDWGAAADIAHRSAVLPMGRFLSAPLKLQSPDPEVFRLALETSANEELLAMSRGDKILEAVIGLAPQLGLLGTVLGLINSLGALRLSDLGSGDATAGTSLGIREALISTAAGLIIAIIAMAFYRLFQGFVFGQAKMFRQAGSELELLYRQSWATGHGLPVVETTTPVIRTNPNTASPDATPSAEVPSP, via the coding sequence GTGAACATACCCGAACTATTTGCCAGTGGCGGCATTGCCATGTGGCCGCTGCTCCTACTTTCGATTTTGGCCGTGGGCACTATTTTGGAGCGCATTTGGTTTTGGTCGCGCATTTTGACCCGCGAACGCGAGGTGTCTGGCCGCGTGCTCGAAGCTGCCCGGCGCGACTGGGGTGCCGCCGCCGACATTGCCCATCGCTCGGCAGTGCTACCCATGGGGCGATTTTTGTCGGCCCCGCTCAAGCTGCAATCGCCTGACCCGGAGGTGTTTCGATTGGCGCTCGAGACCTCAGCCAACGAAGAGCTGCTGGCCATGAGCCGGGGCGACAAAATTCTTGAAGCCGTGATTGGGCTAGCCCCTCAGCTGGGGTTACTGGGTACGGTGCTAGGTCTGATCAACTCCCTCGGGGCGCTGCGGCTGAGCGATTTGGGCAGCGGCGATGCCACCGCAGGCACCTCCTTAGGTATTCGCGAAGCGTTGATCAGCACCGCCGCCGGTTTAATCATCGCCATTATTGCCATGGCCTTTTATCGGCTCTTTCAAGGATTTGTATTTGGCCAAGCCAAGATGTTCCGCCAGGCGGGCAGTGAGCTAGAACTACTTTACCGCCAGAGCTGGGCGACGGGTCATGGCCTACCGGTGGTCGAAACGACTACGCCAGTGATCCGCACTAACCCCAATACGGCTAGCCCCGATGCAACCCCCTCGGCGGAGGTCCCCTCACCATGA
- a CDS encoding ABC transporter ATP-binding protein, with protein sequence MAKLELQDLTKAYSRDIVPVKRLNLAVDDKEFLTLVGPSGCGKSTILRLIAGLDQPTEGRVMIGDRDVSALPPGDRNIAMVFQSYALYPHMTVRDNVASGLKLRNLPAGDVQKRVQEVSGVLGLDPLLDRKPAKLSGGQRQRVALARALVRNPDVFLLDEPLSNLDALLREQVRADLKQIFADQKSPIVYVTHDQTEAMTLSTKVAVLNNGYLQQLGHPHDIYKTPANRFVASFIGSPQMNLFTLNRTGHEVALGDFRVPLPSGAKASSVVLGIRPEHLRLPREGDTHIVSGDVFLVENLGMHDLVSLRVQGDPTLTLRALLPADASWSKENLKLALPPETIHWFDGDTEQRLNP encoded by the coding sequence ATGGCTAAACTCGAACTGCAAGACCTAACCAAAGCCTATAGCCGCGACATCGTGCCGGTAAAGCGGCTCAACCTGGCGGTCGACGACAAGGAGTTTTTAACCCTGGTGGGGCCATCGGGCTGCGGCAAATCGACCATTTTGCGGTTGATTGCGGGGCTAGACCAGCCCACCGAGGGGCGGGTGATGATTGGCGATCGCGATGTCAGCGCCCTACCACCGGGCGATCGCAACATTGCCATGGTCTTCCAAAGCTACGCCCTCTACCCCCACATGACCGTGCGCGACAACGTGGCCTCAGGGCTTAAGCTGCGCAACTTGCCAGCGGGCGATGTGCAAAAGCGCGTGCAGGAGGTGTCTGGGGTGCTGGGCCTCGACCCCCTGCTCGATCGCAAACCGGCTAAACTCTCGGGCGGGCAGCGGCAGCGGGTGGCCCTGGCCCGCGCCCTGGTGCGCAACCCCGATGTCTTTTTGCTCGATGAACCCCTCAGCAACCTCGATGCCCTGCTGCGAGAGCAGGTGCGGGCCGACCTCAAGCAAATTTTTGCCGACCAAAAATCGCCCATCGTCTACGTCACCCACGACCAAACCGAGGCCATGACTCTCTCGACTAAGGTGGCGGTGCTCAACAATGGCTATCTACAACAGCTCGGCCATCCCCACGACATTTACAAAACCCCCGCCAACCGATTTGTGGCCAGCTTCATTGGCAGCCCCCAAATGAACCTGTTTACCCTCAACCGCACTGGCCACGAAGTGGCTTTGGGCGATTTTCGAGTGCCGTTGCCCAGCGGGGCTAAGGCCTCGTCAGTGGTGCTGGGCATTCGCCCCGAGCATTTGCGCCTGCCCCGCGAGGGCGATACCCACATTGTTAGCGGCGACGTGTTTTTGGTCGAAAATCTGGGCATGCACGACCTGGTCAGCCTGCGAGTGCAGGGTGACCCCACGCTCACCCTGCGGGCGCTGCTGCCTGCCGATGCCTCCTGGAGCAAGGAGAATCTGAAGCTGGCCCTGCCCCCCGAGACGATTCACTGGTTTGACGGCGATACCGAACAGCGCCTTAACCCGTGA
- the lpxB gene encoding lipid-A-disaccharide synthase: MTHPTTKRVFISTGEVSGDLQGALLIEALQQRARDRHLTLDITALGGPRMAKAGATLVGETTGIGSVGIFEALPYLLPTLRLQRQAKRALDANPPDVAVLIDYMSPNLAMGDYLKTHHPQVPVMYYIAPQQWVWSFSENDTRKLVQCSDRMLAIFKAEADYYQRYGANTTWVGHPLVDRYPTPADQSAARQRLGLDLDAPVVTLLPASRQQEVKYLMPVLLKAAQIIQAQCPGVTFLMPVSIAALQASFEAGLSQYGLNGRVIADDSQVAIAAADVAITKSGTANLEIALMDVPQVVAYRIHPLSARIGYYLLKFDAPYVSPVNLVVDQTIVPEFLQWEATPAAIAAAALELLHNEAARQTMRAGYAKMREELGPPGVCLRTADLILDALVNGQPAGAMGDR, translated from the coding sequence ATGACGCATCCCACTACAAAGCGAGTGTTTATTAGCACCGGCGAGGTGTCGGGAGATTTGCAGGGGGCATTGCTGATTGAGGCACTTCAGCAGCGGGCTCGCGATCGCCATCTCACCCTCGACATTACCGCCCTGGGTGGCCCCCGCATGGCGAAGGCGGGGGCCACGCTGGTGGGCGAAACCACGGGCATTGGCTCGGTAGGTATTTTTGAGGCGCTGCCCTACCTGCTGCCCACCCTGCGGTTGCAGCGGCAGGCCAAGCGAGCCCTTGACGCGAACCCGCCAGATGTGGCGGTGCTGATTGACTACATGAGCCCTAATTTAGCCATGGGCGACTACCTCAAGACCCATCACCCCCAGGTGCCGGTGATGTATTACATCGCTCCCCAGCAGTGGGTGTGGTCGTTTTCTGAAAACGACACGCGCAAGCTGGTGCAGTGCAGCGATCGCATGCTGGCCATTTTCAAAGCCGAGGCCGACTACTACCAGCGCTACGGAGCCAACACCACCTGGGTAGGCCATCCCCTGGTCGATCGCTATCCTACCCCCGCCGATCAGAGTGCTGCCCGCCAGCGGCTCGGCCTCGATCTCGACGCCCCGGTCGTGACTCTGCTGCCTGCCTCCCGCCAGCAGGAGGTCAAGTACCTGATGCCGGTGCTGCTGAAGGCGGCACAGATCATTCAGGCCCAGTGCCCAGGGGTGACCTTTTTAATGCCGGTGTCGATTGCGGCGTTGCAGGCCAGCTTTGAGGCGGGCCTAAGCCAGTATGGCCTTAACGGGCGGGTGATTGCCGACGATAGCCAGGTCGCCATTGCCGCCGCCGATGTGGCGATTACCAAATCGGGCACCGCTAACCTGGAGATTGCCCTGATGGATGTGCCCCAGGTGGTGGCCTACCGCATTCACCCCCTCAGCGCCCGCATTGGCTATTACCTGCTGAAGTTTGACGCGCCCTACGTGTCGCCGGTTAACCTGGTGGTTGACCAGACGATTGTGCCCGAGTTTTTGCAGTGGGAAGCGACCCCGGCAGCGATCGCCGCCGCCGCATTAGAGTTGCTGCACAACGAGGCGGCCCGGCAAACCATGCGGGCAGGCTATGCCAAAATGCGCGAAGAACTGGGGCCACCGGGGGTCTGCCTGCGCACAGCCGATCTAATTTTAGACGCGTTGGTCAATGGCCAACCGGCTGGGGCAATGGGCGATCGCTAA
- a CDS encoding ABC transporter permease, translated as MLPTLQNAFQYALDNSDRILAALQQHLMLVAVPLAIGLLVGLPLGLWSARSRVVSTVMLNSFNALRVIPSLAVLFLAVPVLGLSFWSAVLALTLLVMPPILISTDVAFRNISPAIREAATGMGMPPVDILTTVEIPLALPVIIAGIKTATVEVIASATLAAFVGAGGLGTFIVLGFAVYDPAILLVGAVPVALLALGAEVGLSAVQRAAQAPGMRSA; from the coding sequence ATGCTGCCGACGCTGCAAAACGCTTTTCAGTACGCCCTAGACAATAGCGATCGCATTCTCGCCGCTCTGCAACAGCACCTCATGCTGGTGGCGGTGCCCCTGGCGATTGGGCTGCTGGTGGGCTTGCCCCTGGGGCTATGGAGTGCGCGATCGCGGGTTGTATCCACCGTCATGCTCAACAGCTTCAACGCGCTGCGGGTGATTCCTAGCCTGGCGGTGCTGTTTTTGGCGGTGCCCGTGCTGGGGCTGAGCTTTTGGTCGGCGGTGCTGGCCCTAACCCTGCTGGTGATGCCGCCGATTTTAATCAGCACCGACGTGGCGTTTCGCAACATTAGCCCCGCCATTCGTGAGGCGGCAACAGGCATGGGCATGCCCCCGGTTGACATTCTCACCACGGTCGAAATTCCCCTGGCGCTGCCGGTGATCATTGCAGGTATCAAAACCGCCACGGTGGAGGTGATCGCCAGCGCTACCCTGGCCGCTTTTGTGGGGGCAGGCGGGCTAGGCACGTTTATTGTGCTGGGGTTTGCGGTCTATGACCCGGCGATTTTGCTGGTGGGGGCGGTGCCGGTGGCGCTATTGGCGCTGGGGGCAGAGGTGGGTTTGAGTGCGGTGCAGCGAGCCGCCCAGGCTCCGGGAATGCGATCGGCGTAG
- a CDS encoding carbohydrate ABC transporter permease, translating into MRVLLWLAIAFTVLFSLAPVLWQVLTSFKTNAAITQTPVVYFPGLDQLTFSHYLDLFRLNQFQIYMFNSALVAIVSTLLCLALGSPAAYALARLRIRGEQIILAVVLVVTLFPYILLFLGLLEVVRAFGLANNYLALIIPYTAINLPLTILVMRSFFQQLPKDLEDSAKVDGYNTVQMLWQIVLPMTLPALVTTGILAFIFAWNEYLFALTFMTRESMKTIPVAAAQLGGTTLFDVPYGPLAAATVVGTLPLVVLVLLFQRRIVQGLTSGSVKG; encoded by the coding sequence ATGCGGGTGCTGCTCTGGCTAGCGATCGCCTTTACCGTTCTCTTCAGCCTGGCCCCGGTGCTGTGGCAGGTGCTCACCTCATTCAAAACCAACGCCGCCATCACTCAAACTCCGGTGGTGTATTTTCCGGGGTTAGATCAGCTCACCTTCAGCCACTACCTCGACTTGTTTCGGCTGAACCAGTTTCAGATTTACATGTTCAACAGCGCCTTAGTCGCCATTGTGTCGACGCTGTTGTGCCTGGCGCTGGGCTCGCCTGCGGCCTATGCCCTAGCTCGCCTGCGAATACGGGGGGAGCAAATTATTCTAGCCGTGGTGCTGGTGGTCACCCTGTTTCCCTACATTTTGCTGTTTTTGGGCCTGCTAGAAGTGGTGCGAGCCTTTGGGCTAGCCAACAACTATCTGGCGCTGATCATTCCCTACACCGCCATCAACCTGCCGCTGACCATCTTGGTCATGCGCAGCTTCTTTCAGCAATTGCCCAAAGATTTAGAAGACTCTGCCAAGGTAGACGGCTACAACACCGTGCAGATGCTCTGGCAGATTGTGCTGCCCATGACCCTGCCCGCCCTGGTGACCACCGGCATTTTGGCGTTTATTTTCGCCTGGAATGAGTATCTGTTTGCCCTCACCTTCATGACCCGCGAGAGCATGAAAACCATTCCCGTCGCCGCCGCTCAGCTCGGCGGCACTACTCTGTTTGACGTGCCCTACGGCCCCCTGGCTGCCGCCACGGTGGTTGGCACCCTACCCCTGGTGGTGCTGGTGCTGCTCTTCCAGCGGCGGATCGTCCAGGGCCTGACATCCGGATCGGTGAAGGGGTAG
- a CDS encoding ABC transporter substrate-binding protein, whose translation MNLSWKKLSLFLLALAIAVGALVWEAYVQAQQPVTISFLLRAVEADQMQGLAQQFMDENPDIRIEMVRGPNAADAVENLYTTSFLLGDSPYDILFSDVVWIPKFAAAGWLVDLSDRVSDSDLADFLEADVAAGLYQDGLYRMPFRSDMGMLYYRTDLLEQVGLEPPETFDDLITASQTIQAQTDVDWGFTWQGLQYEGLVTNFVEIIAGYGGFWIDPDSLAVGLDQPAGIQAVEFMKGVIDQRISPPGVTNYIEEDSLRQFQNGNVAFLRNWPYAWAEANREGTAVAGNIALKPMVHAEGQQPAACLGGWGFGISATTPHPEEAWRVVEFFTSPGPMKDFITEFAYVPSRRALFTDPDVLATFPHYEQLLEVADTAIPRPPVGQYAQLSDILQRYLSAAITNQMTPEAAMQAAAGESRRVLGAEG comes from the coding sequence GTGAACCTCAGCTGGAAAAAGCTGAGTCTGTTTCTATTGGCGCTGGCGATCGCAGTCGGGGCGCTGGTCTGGGAGGCCTATGTTCAGGCCCAGCAGCCGGTCACGATCTCGTTTCTGTTGCGGGCGGTAGAGGCCGACCAAATGCAGGGCTTGGCCCAGCAGTTTATGGATGAAAATCCCGACATTCGCATTGAGATGGTGCGCGGCCCCAACGCCGCCGATGCGGTCGAAAACCTCTACACCACCTCCTTTTTGCTGGGTGACTCCCCCTACGACATTCTGTTTTCAGATGTGGTCTGGATCCCCAAATTTGCCGCCGCTGGGTGGCTCGTCGATCTGTCAGACCGCGTCAGTGACAGTGACCTGGCCGATTTTCTAGAGGCCGATGTAGCAGCGGGCCTTTACCAAGACGGGCTTTACCGCATGCCCTTTCGCTCCGACATGGGCATGCTCTACTACCGCACTGACCTGCTAGAGCAGGTGGGCTTAGAGCCGCCTGAAACCTTTGACGACCTAATTACGGCCTCCCAGACCATTCAGGCGCAGACCGATGTGGACTGGGGTTTTACCTGGCAAGGGTTGCAGTATGAGGGTCTGGTGACCAACTTTGTCGAAATTATTGCGGGCTACGGCGGCTTTTGGATCGACCCCGACAGTTTGGCCGTGGGCCTCGATCAGCCCGCCGGCATTCAGGCCGTCGAGTTTATGAAAGGTGTGATTGACCAGCGCATTTCTCCGCCCGGTGTGACCAACTACATCGAAGAAGATTCTCTGCGCCAGTTTCAGAACGGCAATGTCGCTTTTCTGCGCAACTGGCCCTACGCCTGGGCCGAGGCCAACCGTGAGGGCACGGCAGTGGCTGGAAACATTGCCCTCAAGCCCATGGTGCATGCCGAAGGGCAGCAGCCCGCTGCCTGTTTAGGGGGATGGGGCTTTGGCATTTCGGCGACTACCCCCCACCCCGAAGAAGCCTGGCGGGTGGTGGAGTTTTTCACTAGCCCTGGCCCGATGAAGGATTTCATCACCGAGTTTGCCTACGTGCCCAGCCGTCGTGCCCTGTTCACCGATCCTGACGTGCTAGCGACGTTTCCCCATTACGAGCAGCTGCTAGAGGTGGCCGACACAGCGATTCCTCGGCCTCCCGTGGGGCAGTACGCCCAGCTGTCAGATATTCTGCAACGCTACCTGAGTGCCGCCATCACCAATCAAATGACGCCAGAGGCCGCTATGCAGGCTGCTGCTGGGGAGAGTCGGCGGGTGTTGGGGGCAGAGGGGTAG
- a CDS encoding biopolymer transporter ExbD yields the protein MKIDLLDTPSQDVRLEIIPLIDVIFCILTFFILAAVGLTRQQAIDLDLPSADTGQPLPGQVGEGSDRVYVSIDGFGQIYLDQQPVPIEVLRDVLAQFIQSSPSGLIVLYASRDARYEDVVTVLDELRDVGGNRVALATLPRDQTLGPPVDSPDGLPEGFPQESLDGFPDDFNDLPGSDPLSPLSPFPSQPTLPLDPAPTPGQPDN from the coding sequence ATGAAGATAGACCTGCTTGATACCCCCTCCCAGGACGTCCGCCTGGAGATTATTCCGCTAATCGACGTTATCTTCTGCATTCTGACGTTTTTTATTTTGGCGGCGGTGGGGCTAACCCGCCAGCAGGCCATTGATCTAGACTTGCCCTCCGCCGACACTGGGCAGCCGCTGCCGGGGCAAGTTGGGGAGGGCAGCGATCGCGTCTACGTCAGCATTGACGGGTTTGGTCAGATCTACCTCGACCAACAGCCCGTGCCGATCGAGGTGCTCAGGGACGTGCTGGCGCAGTTTATTCAGAGCAGCCCCAGCGGACTAATTGTGCTCTACGCCTCCCGCGATGCCCGCTACGAAGATGTAGTCACCGTTCTCGATGAGTTGCGCGATGTGGGGGGCAACCGCGTCGCCCTAGCCACCCTGCCCCGCGATCAAACCTTGGGGCCTCCAGTTGACTCTCCTGATGGTCTCCCCGAGGGGTTCCCTCAAGAGTCTCTAGATGGGTTCCCGGATGACTTTAACGACCTGCCTGGCAGCGATCCATTGTCTCCGCTCTCTCCCTTTCCTAGCCAGCCAACGTTACCCCTTGATCCTGCGCCAACTCCTGGACAACCAGACAATTAA
- the lpxA gene encoding acyl-ACP--UDP-N-acetylglucosamine O-acyltransferase, whose amino-acid sequence MTTLIHPTAVVHEGAQLHPTVKVGPYAVIGKQVTIGPGTEVGAHVVIDGDTTIGAQNRIFPGACIGLESQDLKYDGSMSRVEIGDHNLIREYVTINRATDAGAATLLGSHNLLMAYSHVAHNCVVEDNVIIANSVALAGHVYVESGARISGLVGVHQFVHVGRLAMIGGLSRIDRDVPPFTLINGNPAQVRGLNQVGLQRAGLTADPQAYRELKQAYRLVYRSGESLSDAVKKLGQDHNNDLVRHFSGFLQAAIQPDRRGLTPGRRQVSKANDE is encoded by the coding sequence TTGACTACCCTGATTCATCCAACAGCCGTTGTCCACGAGGGTGCCCAACTGCACCCAACTGTTAAGGTTGGCCCCTACGCCGTCATTGGAAAGCAGGTCACTATTGGCCCTGGCACTGAGGTAGGTGCCCATGTGGTGATCGACGGTGACACCACTATCGGAGCGCAAAACCGCATTTTTCCCGGTGCTTGTATTGGCCTCGAATCTCAGGATCTCAAGTACGACGGCTCGATGAGCCGGGTCGAGATTGGAGATCACAACCTGATTCGGGAGTACGTGACCATCAACCGGGCAACCGATGCCGGAGCAGCTACGCTGTTGGGCAGCCATAACCTACTGATGGCCTATTCTCATGTGGCCCACAACTGTGTGGTCGAAGATAACGTCATTATTGCCAACTCGGTAGCCTTGGCCGGCCATGTGTATGTGGAGTCGGGGGCACGGATTAGTGGCTTGGTGGGGGTGCACCAGTTTGTGCATGTGGGACGACTGGCGATGATTGGCGGTCTCAGCCGCATCGATCGCGACGTACCGCCTTTTACTCTAATCAACGGCAACCCGGCCCAGGTGCGGGGCCTTAACCAGGTGGGCTTGCAGCGGGCGGGCCTGACGGCTGACCCCCAGGCGTACCGTGAGCTCAAACAGGCTTACCGGCTGGTGTACCGCTCAGGAGAATCGCTGAGCGACGCAGTTAAGAAGCTGGGTCAAGACCACAACAATGATTTGGTGCGCCACTTTAGCGGGTTTTTGCAGGCAGCAATCCAACCCGATCGCCGGGGGCTAACTCCCGGACGACGCCAGGTCAGCAAGGCCAATGATGAGTAG
- a CDS encoding sugar ABC transporter permease, with amino-acid sequence MTKDYIREREQRTGWLLMIPAMLLLLLVYAFPILRAFWLSFFTENLSTNLEPVFSGLDNYALMAQDGRFWQSMRNTTVFTVTTLIFELILGLLIALCLDQAFRGRGWVRTIAILPWALPTALIALAWRWIFNTEFGVWNDLLLRFQLIDNPVNWLGEPFWAMVAVIAADVWKTTSFVAILLLAGLQSISQDLYEAHSLDGASPWQSFRQITLPLIAPQIVIATLFRFAQSFGIFDLIQVMTGGGPGGATEMVSIYIYAAVMRYLDFGYGAALVTVTFVLLVAVVALSWLYLSRLRAKTE; translated from the coding sequence ATGACTAAAGACTACATTCGAGAGCGGGAACAGCGGACGGGCTGGCTGTTGATGATTCCGGCAATGCTGCTGTTGCTGCTGGTCTACGCCTTTCCGATTTTGCGAGCCTTTTGGCTGAGCTTTTTTACCGAAAACCTCAGCACTAACCTGGAGCCTGTTTTTAGCGGTTTAGACAACTATGCGCTGATGGCCCAGGATGGTCGGTTCTGGCAGAGTATGCGAAACACGACTGTTTTTACGGTCACGACGCTGATTTTTGAGCTGATTTTAGGGCTGCTAATTGCCCTGTGCCTCGACCAAGCCTTTCGGGGCAGAGGCTGGGTACGCACGATCGCCATTCTCCCCTGGGCCTTGCCCACCGCCCTGATTGCCCTGGCCTGGCGCTGGATTTTCAACACCGAGTTTGGCGTCTGGAACGACCTACTGCTGCGATTTCAGCTGATTGATAACCCGGTGAACTGGCTGGGCGAACCCTTTTGGGCGATGGTGGCGGTGATTGCCGCCGACGTGTGGAAGACGACCTCCTTTGTGGCGATTTTGCTGCTGGCGGGGCTGCAATCCATTTCCCAAGACCTCTATGAGGCTCACTCTCTAGATGGAGCCAGCCCCTGGCAAAGCTTTCGCCAGATTACGCTGCCGCTGATTGCACCGCAGATTGTGATTGCCACACTGTTTCGCTTTGCCCAATCCTTTGGCATTTTTGACCTGATTCAGGTGATGACCGGCGGCGGCCCCGGCGGTGCTACCGAGATGGTGTCGATCTATATTTACGCCGCCGTGATGCGCTACCTCGACTTTGGCTACGGGGCCGCCCTGGTGACGGTGACCTTTGTATTGCTAGTGGCGGTCGTGGCCCTGAGCTGGCTCTACCTCTCTCGCCTGCGCGCCAAAACAGAGTAA
- the fabZ gene encoding 3-hydroxyacyl-ACP dehydratase FabZ produces the protein MTDPPKTEYSAAEIYALLPHRYPFALVDRIIDYVPGKQATGIKNITFNEPQFQGHFPGYPIMPGVLIVEAMAQVGGVVMAQIPGVEGLCVFAGIDKVRFRRPVVPGDQLIMTVELLAIKRLRFGKMRGRAEVDGQLACEGEMMFSVVDAPTSSQVG, from the coding sequence ATGACTGATCCCCCCAAAACCGAATATAGTGCGGCGGAAATCTATGCGCTGCTGCCCCATCGCTACCCTTTTGCCCTAGTCGATCGGATCATCGACTATGTTCCCGGCAAACAAGCGACCGGCATTAAAAACATCACCTTCAACGAACCCCAATTCCAAGGCCATTTCCCCGGCTATCCCATTATGCCGGGAGTGCTGATTGTGGAAGCAATGGCCCAGGTGGGGGGCGTGGTGATGGCGCAAATTCCCGGCGTTGAGGGGCTATGCGTCTTTGCAGGCATCGACAAGGTGCGGTTTCGTCGCCCCGTGGTGCCCGGTGACCAGCTGATCATGACGGTGGAACTGCTGGCCATCAAGCGACTGCGGTTTGGCAAAATGCGCGGTCGGGCCGAGGTGGATGGTCAGTTGGCCTGCGAAGGAGAAATGATGTTCTCAGTGGTAGATGCCCCAACCTCATCCCAGGTGGGCTAG